In Sulfitobacter albidus, the following proteins share a genomic window:
- a CDS encoding cysteine desulfurase family protein, whose translation MRTYLDHNATTPLRAEARAAMIDAMDVVGNPSSVHSEGRGAKMLVEHARAQVAELVGCKPQQVVFTSSATEAAALAVAQKERHGGSFAALPTEHDCLGVWSERALPSAFDRSGAMTYIAAPTGLIAQSGANSETGIMRPDRAVAGSGDGYSTICDITQMAGKVAVTYGDVTPSYAILSAHKLGGPKGIGALINFTADDPAPMLRGGGQEMNRRSGTENIVGIAGFGAAAQAAGADVAAGRWDEVAQFRNILENAIAAVSPETIFVGKAVERLPNTSCMITPGWKGETQVMQMDLAGFAISAGSACSSGKVKASKVLGAMGFDENEAACAIRVSLGLETTKDDVMRFAESWAAKYDRYKSRAA comes from the coding sequence ATGAGAACCTACCTCGACCATAATGCCACGACCCCGCTGCGGGCGGAGGCGCGTGCGGCGATGATCGACGCGATGGATGTGGTGGGCAACCCGTCGTCCGTGCACAGCGAGGGCCGCGGCGCCAAGATGCTGGTGGAGCACGCCCGTGCGCAGGTGGCAGAACTGGTCGGCTGCAAGCCGCAGCAGGTGGTGTTTACCTCCAGTGCGACCGAGGCGGCGGCGCTTGCGGTCGCGCAAAAGGAGCGCCACGGCGGCAGCTTTGCCGCATTGCCGACGGAGCATGATTGTCTGGGGGTTTGGTCCGAGCGGGCGCTGCCCTCGGCCTTTGATCGCAGCGGCGCGATGACCTATATAGCGGCGCCCACGGGCCTGATCGCGCAATCGGGGGCCAATAGCGAAACCGGTATTATGCGCCCCGACCGCGCCGTTGCGGGCAGTGGCGATGGGTATTCGACCATTTGCGACATCACGCAGATGGCCGGGAAGGTCGCGGTGACCTACGGTGACGTCACGCCGTCCTACGCGATACTGTCGGCGCATAAGTTGGGCGGGCCAAAGGGCATCGGCGCGCTGATCAATTTCACCGCCGACGATCCCGCGCCCATGCTGCGCGGCGGCGGGCAAGAGATGAACCGCCGTTCGGGCACCGAAAACATCGTCGGCATCGCCGGTTTTGGTGCGGCGGCGCAGGCGGCGGGCGCCGATGTGGCGGCGGGGCGGTGGGACGAAGTGGCCCAGTTTAGAAATATTCTAGAAAACGCTATTGCGGCTGTCAGCCCAGAGACTATTTTTGTCGGGAAAGCGGTCGAACGTCTGCCCAACACCTCCTGCATGATCACCCCCGGCTGGAAGGGGGAGACGCAGGTGATGCAGATGGATCTGGCCGGATTTGCCATCTCGGCGGGCTCTGCCTGCTCAAGCGGGAAGGTAAAGGCCTCAAAGGTGCTGGGCGCCATGGGCTTTGACGAGAATGAGGCCGCGTGCGCCATCCGGGTGTCGCTGGGCCTTGAGACGACAAAAGACGATGTGATGCGGTTCGCCGAAAGCTGGGCCGCGAAATACGACAGATACAAAAGCCGCGCGGCCTAG
- a CDS encoding alpha/beta hydrolase, giving the protein MPEVIFPGPEGRLEGRYHPQRERDAPIAIVLHPHPQFGGTMNHKVVYNLHYAFYQMGFTVLRFNFRGVGRSQGEYDQGVGELSDAASALDYLQSMNNNSKHCWVAGFSFGAWIGMQLLMRRPEITGFISVAPPANMYDFSFLAPCPASGLIINGTGDRVAPPADTVNLVSKLHEQKGITITHEEVDGAGHFFEEPHMDTLINTTTTYVRRRLTENTR; this is encoded by the coding sequence ATGCCAGAGGTGATTTTTCCCGGACCCGAAGGACGGCTCGAAGGCCGCTATCACCCCCAGCGCGAACGCGACGCGCCAATCGCCATCGTGCTGCACCCGCATCCGCAGTTCGGCGGCACGATGAATCACAAGGTCGTCTATAACCTGCACTACGCCTTCTACCAGATGGGATTTACCGTACTGCGGTTCAATTTCCGCGGCGTGGGGCGCAGCCAGGGGGAATACGATCAGGGCGTGGGCGAATTGTCCGATGCGGCCTCCGCGCTCGATTACCTGCAATCGATGAACAACAACTCCAAACACTGCTGGGTGGCGGGGTTCTCCTTTGGCGCATGGATCGGGATGCAGCTGCTGATGCGGCGGCCCGAGATTACCGGCTTCATCTCGGTCGCCCCTCCGGCGAACATGTATGATTTCAGCTTTCTCGCGCCCTGCCCGGCCTCGGGCCTGATCATCAACGGCACCGGCGACCGTGTGGCGCCGCCTGCGGATACGGTGAACCTTGTCAGCAAACTGCACGAGCAAAAGGGCATCACCATCACCCACGAGGAAGTCGACGGTGCGGGCCACTTCTTTGAAGAGCCGCATATGGACACGCTGATCAATACGACGACCACCTACGTGCGCCGCCGCCTGACCGAGAACACGCGCTGA